The genomic stretch CCCGGCCATCGCAGTCGGCCGGCACGCAACGAGTGTGAAACCGCGGAACCTGGCTGATGCTGACCACCCCTCAAGTGATCGAATCGGCCCATCCCGCGACTGCGCACACAATTCAAAAATAGGACTGGCGGAGTGTAAAAGAAATCTCCTACCTTTGCAGTCAACTACTCAAACCCCCGGCTGCAATGCGGGTGATTGATTCTGCCTATGGCGCGGGACCAAAGTGCCTCAGGCGACGCGCGGGGCGGCAGCACGCGGCTGTACGGCAAAACGCTCGCGGATGGAAGCGAGGATGCCGTTGGCGTCCAGACCACATTGCGCAAGCAGCGCCGCGTGATCACCGTGATCGACAAAGCGGTCGGGCAGCCCGAGTTGCAGCACTGGCGTGGCGACACCTGCGCAAGCCAGTGCTTCCAGACAGGCGCTGCCTGCACCGCCCATCACGCAGCCTTCCTCTACGGTGACCACGTAATCGTGCGTGCGGGCCATTTCCAGCACGCAAGCCACGTCGAGAGGCTTGACGAAGCGCATGTTGACCAGGGTCGCGTCCAAACGCTCAGCCGCTGCCGAAGCCGGGGCCACCATCGAACCAAATGCCAGAATCGCCACACGCTGGCCAGCCGGGGCGGTGGAAGCGCGGCGCACTTCGGCCTTGCCCACGGGCAGCGGCTCCAGCGTCGGCTGCACCGCCACGCCCGTGCCGGCACCCCGCGGATAGCGGACCGCTGTCGGGCCACCTTGCGCGAAGGCTGTGCTGAGGAGTTGGCGGCATTCGTTCTCGTCGGCCGGCGTCATCACCATCATGTTGGGGATGCAGCGCAGGTAGGCAATGTCGTAGGCACCGGCGTGCGTGGCGCCGTCTGCACCGACCAGCCCTGCGCGGTCCAGCGCGAATACCACCGGCAGGTTCTGCAGCGCCACGTCGTGGATCAACTGGTCGTAGCCGCGCTGCAGGAACGTCGAATAAATCGCAACGACCGGCTTGAGCCCCTCGCACGCCAGGCCGCCGGCAAAGGTGACGGCGTGCTGCTCGGCGATGCCGACGTCGTAATAGCGATCGGGAAAGCGCTGTTCGAACTCCACCATCCCCGAGCCTTCGCGCATGGCCGGCGTGATACCCACCAGGCGCTGGTCAGCCGCCGCCATATCGCACAGCCATTGGCCGAACACTTGCGTGTACGTGACTTTGGCCGGACGCCCCGAAGGCTTGATGCCCTCCTGCGGATTGAACTTGCCCGGGCCGTGATAGAGGATCGGGTCAGCCTCGGCCAGCTTGTAGCCCTGGCCCTTCTTGGTGACGACGTGCAGAAACTGCGGACCGCCACCTTCACGTGCGCGCTGGCGGATGTTCTGCAGCGTCGGTACCAGCGATTCGAGATCGTGCCCGTCGATCGGACCGATGTAATTGAAGCCGAACTCCTCGAACATCGTGGCCGGCACGAACATGCCCTTGGTGTGTTCCTCGAAGCGCTTGGCAAACTCGAGCACCGGCGGCGCCACCGACAGCAGCTTTTCCACGCCCTTCTTGGTGGCCGCGTAGAACTGCCCGCTCATCAGCCGCGCCAGATAGCGGTTCAGCGCCCCCACCGGCGGCGAGATCGACATGTCGTTGTCGTTCAGCACCACCACCAGCGGCAGGTCTTTATAGACGCCCGCGTTGTTCATCGCCTCGAAGGCCATGCCGGCGCTCATCGCACCGTCGCCGATCACGGCAATGGCGACGCGGTCTTCACCGTTGGTCTTGGCGCCCAGGGCCATACCCAGCGCGGCCGAAATCGACGTGGAGGAGTGCGCGGTACCGAACGTGTCGTACGGGCTCTCGCTGCGGCGCGGGAAGCCCGAGATGCCGTCCAGCTGACGCAAAGAGCCCATCTGGTCGCGGCGGCCTGTCAGGATCTTGTGCGGATAGCTCTGGTGGCCGACGTCCCACACGATGCGGTCTTCCGGCGTGTTGAAGACGTAGTGCAGTGCAATGGTCAGCTCGACCGTGCCCAGGTTCGACGACAGATGGCCGCCCGTTTGAGACACGGAATCGAGCACGAAGGCGCGCAACTCGTCTGCCAGGGGCCCGAGTTGGCGGCGGTCCAGGCGGCGCAGGTCGGCCGGATCGTCGATGGTGTTCAGAAGTTCGTACGTCATGTGGGACCGCCGCTCAGGCGTTTTGGCAAAGACTTCTAAGGTCCATGCAATGTTGTTCAGTGGCCACGCCGCACGATCAGGTCGGCCATCTGGGCCAATCGAACGGTACGGGCTTCGCTCGCTTCACAGCCGATCTCGCCGGCCAACTGTGCGAGCGCCGCTGCCGCTGCGGCGTGCAGCTCATCGGCCAGCGCCCGGGCCTTGTCCAAGCCGAGGATGGAGACGTAAGTCGGCTTGTCGTTGGCCTGATCCTTGCCGGCGGTCTTGCCCAGCGTTGCAGTATCGGCCGTCACGTCGAGGATGTCGTCGACCACCTGGAACGCGAGTCCAACAGCGCCTGCATAAGTATCCACATGCTCCAATGCAGCGGCATTCACGCCAGCACAGAGCGCGCCCATGCGCAGACTGGCTCGCAGCAACGCACCGGTCTTCATGCGGTGCATCGCTTCCAATGCATCCTGCGACAGCGCAACGCCGACGCTTTGCAGATCGATCGCCTGACCGCCCGCCATGCCAAGCGAACCGGATGCGCGTGCCAATTCACCCACCAGTTGCGCCCGCGTTGGTGCGCTGACCGCGCCCAACTCAGCCAGCAGGATGAACGCCTGCGTCTGCAGGGCATCACCCACCAGCAGCGCCGTCGCTTCATCATAGGCGCGATGCACGGTAGGGCGGCCGCGACGCAGGTCATCGTCATCCATGCACGGCATGTCGTCATGAACCAGCGAGTAGGCGTGGATCATCTCCACCGCGCAGCTTACGCCGTCCAGCGCCACAGGCGATGC from Ralstonia pickettii encodes the following:
- a CDS encoding polyprenyl synthetase family protein, which produces MSDFAQWMASVVARTESALDRALPPEAVAPQRLHAAMRYATLGAGKRVRPLLAHAAGALGDASPVALDGVSCAVEMIHAYSLVHDDMPCMDDDDLRRGRPTVHRAYDEATALLVGDALQTQAFILLAELGAVSAPTRAQLVGELARASGSLGMAGGQAIDLQSVGVALSQDALEAMHRMKTGALLRASLRMGALCAGVNAAALEHVDTYAGAVGLAFQVVDDILDVTADTATLGKTAGKDQANDKPTYVSILGLDKARALADELHAAAAAALAQLAGEIGCEASEARTVRLAQMADLIVRRGH
- the dxs gene encoding 1-deoxy-D-xylulose-5-phosphate synthase, which gives rise to MTYELLNTIDDPADLRRLDRRQLGPLADELRAFVLDSVSQTGGHLSSNLGTVELTIALHYVFNTPEDRIVWDVGHQSYPHKILTGRRDQMGSLRQLDGISGFPRRSESPYDTFGTAHSSTSISAALGMALGAKTNGEDRVAIAVIGDGAMSAGMAFEAMNNAGVYKDLPLVVVLNDNDMSISPPVGALNRYLARLMSGQFYAATKKGVEKLLSVAPPVLEFAKRFEEHTKGMFVPATMFEEFGFNYIGPIDGHDLESLVPTLQNIRQRAREGGGPQFLHVVTKKGQGYKLAEADPILYHGPGKFNPQEGIKPSGRPAKVTYTQVFGQWLCDMAAADQRLVGITPAMREGSGMVEFEQRFPDRYYDVGIAEQHAVTFAGGLACEGLKPVVAIYSTFLQRGYDQLIHDVALQNLPVVFALDRAGLVGADGATHAGAYDIAYLRCIPNMMVMTPADENECRQLLSTAFAQGGPTAVRYPRGAGTGVAVQPTLEPLPVGKAEVRRASTAPAGQRVAILAFGSMVAPASAAAERLDATLVNMRFVKPLDVACVLEMARTHDYVVTVEEGCVMGGAGSACLEALACAGVATPVLQLGLPDRFVDHGDHAALLAQCGLDANGILASIRERFAVQPRAAAPRVA